The following are encoded together in the Vigna unguiculata cultivar IT97K-499-35 chromosome 2, ASM411807v1, whole genome shotgun sequence genome:
- the LOC114171912 gene encoding receptor-like protein kinase FERONIA, producing the protein MQKIMNAIICSGYIFILYLLHLQQVAVADDGSYVPTENIVLSCGSSTSEFVQYDGRKWNGDIASPYVPSDADTKSQAVRSPNTLQSIPEVLYMTARIFHSEFTYTFNVTPGPKFVRLHFYPASYINPNISSAFLSVSAANFTLLHNFSASLNADYFNLAYFIKEFIVHVSGSVLQLTFSPSYNSSHAFAFVNGIEVVSMPFNLYTMGGDDAPLPLVGHNKVVNIYNDTAMENLHRLNVGGEQIPPKYDTGMFRTWDSDEVYILGANVGIQFSNMSMLVSYSDNAPPYSSPADVYRTSRSMAPFLGGIVNLNYNLTWFFPIDSGFLYLVRLHFCEIDEDITKINQVVFTTFLNNQTADEQFDVIGWGGKPGAAVHKDYVVMVPHVDEGKQDLWLDLHPNKDSKPMYYNSFLNGVEIFKLSNFGDKSLAGINPSENLVKAPHVAHFNKSSKKLKFVLIGCGLLAVVLPILLCLLLFRLKVIKLRRVVSWCDLTVHTPDRIEKAKKSSLCTQFSMQEIKLATNDFHEDLLIGSGGFGNVYKGSFTGGTTYVAIKRANPMSEQGVSEFEAEILLLSQLRHHNLVSLLGYCNEDGEMILVYEFMANGSLHHHLHLTQRDESPLGWIQRLEICIGVARGLHYLHTGTKHRIIHRDIKTTNILLDHNWVPKISDFGLSKAGYPSLVTTNVKGSIGYLDPECYERHKLSEKSDIYSLGVVLLEVLTARPAVSVGEDDDEHVNLAEWTMSCVENGNVEQIVDPKLKEKIIKECFELYLGVGMKCLAERGAERPSIGEVLENLVLAMHLQKNEGRVQNGNERINDNVVLLGNSDLTPGVEFSEIMTPIGR; encoded by the coding sequence ATGCAGAAAATTATGAACGCTATCATATGCTCTGGCTACATTTTTATCCTGTATCTCTTACACCTGCAACAAGTAGCAGTTGCTGATGATGGCAGTTATGTTCCTACAGAGAACATAGTTCTCAGCTGTGGCTCCAGCACATCAGAATTTGTGCAATATGATGGCAGGAAATGGAATGGAGATATTGCTTCACCGTATGTTCCCTCTGATGCTGACACCAAGTCTCAGGCAGTGAGATCTCCTAACACTCTTCAATCCATTCCTGAAGTTCTCTATATGACTGCAAGGATCTTTCACTCTGAATTCACCTACACTTTCAATGTAACCCCAGGTCCCAAATTCGTTCGCCTTCACTTCTACCCAGCTTCCTACATCAATCCCAACATCTCCAGTGCTTTCTTATCAGTAAGTGCTGCTAACTTCACTCTTCTCCATAACTTCAGCGCTTCCCTCAACGCTGATTACTTCAACTTGGCCTATTTCATCAAAGAATTCATTGTGCATGTTAGTGGGAGTGTTTTACAACTCACTTTCTCCCCATCATATAATTCCTCTCATGCCTTTGCATTCGTGAATGGGATTGAAGTCGTTTCAATGCCATTTAATTTATACACGATGGGTGGTGATGATGCTCCTCTTCCCTTAGTTGGACATAACAAGGTTGTGAACATTTATAATGACACTGCCATGGAGAACTTGCACAGATTGAATGTAGGAGGTGAGCAAATCCCACCCAAATATGACACCGGCATGTTTCGGACTTGGGACTCTGACGAAGTTTACATTTTAGGGGCTAATGTTGGTATTCAATTCTCTAATATGAGCATGCTGGTTTCGTATTCTGATAATGCTCCTCCATATTCATCCCCAGCAGATGTCTACCGGACATCCCGCTCAATGGCACCTTTTCTCGGTGgaattgtaaatttaaattacaatttgaCATGGTTTTTTCCCATTGATTCAGGTTTCCTTTATCTGGTCAGGCTTCACTTTTGTGAAATTGATGAAGATATAACAAAGATCAATCAGGTAGTTTTTaccacatttttaaataatcaaacaGCTGATGAACAATTTGATGTAATTGGTTGGGGTGGGAAGCCCGGCGCTGCTGTTCACAAAGACTATGTAGTAATGGTTCCACATGTTGATGAGGGAAAGCAGGATTTGTGGCTTGATCTGCACCCAAACAAGGATTCTAAACCCATGTACTATAATTCTTTCTTGAATGGTGTGGAGATCTTTAAACTCAGCAATTTTGGAGACAAGAGTCTTGCAGGGATAAACCCTTCCGAAAACTTAGTAAAGGCTCCCCATGTTGCACATTTTAATAAGAGTTCGAAGAAACTCAAATTCGTCCTCATTGGATGTGGACTTCTTGCAGTGGTGCTACCAATTCTCCTTTGCTTGCTCCTATTCAGGTTAAAGGTGATCAAGCTTAGAAGGGTCGTTTCATGGTGCGATCTCACTGTCCACACACCTGATCGAATTGAAAAGGCAAAAAAGTCGTCACTTTGCACTCAATTTTCAATGCAAGAGATAAAATTGGCGACAAATGACTTCCATGAGGATTTACTTATAGGCAGTGGTGGATTTGGCAATGTTTACAAGGGTAGCTTCACTGGTGGCACAACTTACGTGGCCATTAAACGTGCCAATCCAATGTCAGAGCAAGGTGTTTCAGAATTTGAGGCGGAGATCCTTTTGCTCTCACAACTTAGGCATCATAACCTGGTCTCACTTTTGGGTTATTGCAATGAGGATGGGGAGATGATATTGGTGTATGAGTTCATGGCCAATGGAAGTctacatcatcatcttcatctgaCGCAGAGAGATGAATCCCCTTTGGGTTGGATTCAACGTCTTGAGATATGCATTGGAGTTGCAAGGGGTTTGCACTACCTTCACACTGGCACAAAGCACAGGATCATCCACCGCGACATCAAGACAACAAACATACTCTTAGATCACAACTGGGTGCCCAAAATTTCAGATTTTGGGTTGTCAAAAGCAGGTTACCCTTCCTTAGTCACCACCAACGTGAAGGGTAGCATTGGTTACCTTGATCCCGAGTGCTATGAAAGGCACAAGTTGTCTGAGAAATCTGATATATACTCACTTGGGGTGGTGTTATTGGAGGTTCTCACTGCAAGGCCTGCTGTAAGTGTAggtgaagatgatgatgagCATGTTAACTTGGCTGAATGGACTATGTCGTGCGTTGAGAATGGCAACGTGGAGCAAATAGTTGACCCcaaattgaaagaaaagataataaagGAGTGCTTTGAGTTATATTTAGGAGTTGGAATGAAATGTTTGGCTGAAAGGGGTGCGGAGAGGCCATCCATTGGTGAAGTGCTAGAGAACCTTGTTCTTGCAATGCATCTTCAGAAAAATGAAGGCAGAGTCCAAAATGGAAATGAACGCATAAATGATAATGTTGTTCTGCTGGGTAATTCAGATTTGACACCCGGGGTTGAGTTCTCTGAAATCATGACGCCTATTGGTCGGTGA